The following proteins are co-located in the Bosea sp. AS-1 genome:
- a CDS encoding biotin transporter BioY translates to MTDLALRRPFSPLRLESRSLAWQAGAVIVGSLLLALSSQIKVPMYPVPMTMQTFAVTLIGALYGWRLGAVTVIAWLLQGLAGLPVLAGAVGGAAYFAGPTGGYLIAFPFAAALTGWLAQRGWNGSRVWLAFAAMLAGNMLCLVIGVAWLAVLIGLPKAIAVGATPFLLGAVLKSALAAAALKAFAPRR, encoded by the coding sequence ATGACCGATCTTGCTCTCCGCCGTCCCTTCAGCCCGCTGCGCCTGGAAAGCCGCTCGCTCGCCTGGCAGGCCGGCGCCGTCATCGTCGGCAGCCTGCTGCTGGCGCTGTCCTCGCAGATCAAGGTGCCGATGTATCCGGTGCCGATGACCATGCAGACCTTCGCCGTGACGCTGATCGGCGCGCTCTATGGCTGGCGGCTGGGCGCCGTCACCGTGATCGCCTGGCTGCTGCAGGGCCTTGCCGGCCTGCCGGTCCTCGCCGGCGCCGTCGGCGGCGCGGCCTATTTCGCCGGCCCGACGGGCGGCTATCTCATCGCCTTCCCCTTCGCCGCGGCCCTGACCGGCTGGCTCGCCCAGCGCGGCTGGAACGGCAGCCGGGTCTGGCTCGCCTTCGCCGCGATGCTGGCCGGCAATATGCTCTGCCTCGTGATCGGCGTGGCCTGGCTCGCCGTCCTGATCGGCCTGCCCAAGGCGATTGCGGTCGGCGCCACGCCGTTCCTGCTCGGCGCCGTGCTGAAGTCGGCCCTCGCAGCGGCTGCGCTCAAGGCTTTCGCGCCGCGTCGCTGA
- a CDS encoding DNA cytosine methyltransferase has protein sequence MNSIANITLKPTAVELFSGGGGLAQGLRDAGVIPVAAVELDRYAASIFAANHPDVELFRKDVRDVSGQELLAASASGRVDILAACPPCQGFSTLTTKYHRSDYKADPRNFLVGEVGRITRELQPAALMLENVPGLAGRGRPLLDALISDLEDDGYLVNWSVLQVADYGVPQTRRRLVLLAGKGFSIPMPDPTHSQHGRDGLPQWRTLRDALTINSQPVRIDEAMANGGFHTADWHIIRKLGKDNLERLRHALPGKSRGMLPKTLRPECHRDRDHGFVNTYGRMVWDQPSSTITAGCLSPSKGRFGHPDELRTISLREAALLQTFPASYKFVGDKIDAACSVIGNALPCLFAETIARRVVRSIDRARPWVNADI, from the coding sequence ATGAATTCAATTGCAAATATCACTCTTAAACCTACAGCGGTGGAGCTGTTCTCGGGCGGTGGAGGTTTAGCCCAAGGCCTCCGAGACGCCGGAGTGATTCCTGTCGCGGCGGTTGAACTCGATCGCTACGCGGCGTCGATTTTTGCGGCAAACCATCCCGATGTCGAACTATTCCGCAAGGATGTGCGGGATGTATCGGGGCAAGAACTGCTCGCGGCAAGTGCGTCGGGGCGCGTGGACATTCTCGCAGCCTGTCCACCGTGTCAGGGATTCTCGACACTCACGACGAAATATCACAGGTCTGATTACAAAGCGGACCCTCGCAACTTCTTGGTTGGCGAGGTTGGGCGGATTACGCGTGAATTACAACCGGCCGCACTCATGCTAGAGAACGTTCCCGGCCTTGCCGGGCGTGGCCGACCGCTGCTGGATGCATTGATTAGCGACCTTGAGGATGATGGTTACCTCGTCAACTGGTCGGTTCTGCAAGTTGCAGACTATGGCGTCCCTCAGACACGACGTCGCCTCGTTTTGCTCGCTGGTAAAGGGTTCTCTATCCCGATGCCCGATCCGACCCACTCCCAACACGGACGTGACGGGCTTCCGCAATGGCGAACACTTCGGGATGCGCTAACGATTAACTCTCAGCCCGTCCGCATCGACGAAGCCATGGCAAACGGAGGCTTTCATACAGCCGATTGGCACATCATTCGTAAGCTTGGGAAAGATAACCTCGAACGACTTCGACATGCTTTACCGGGCAAGAGTCGTGGGATGTTGCCCAAGACTCTTCGCCCTGAATGTCATCGAGACCGCGACCACGGGTTCGTTAATACGTACGGGCGCATGGTATGGGATCAACCATCGTCTACCATTACCGCGGGCTGCCTTTCGCCGAGTAAAGGTCGCTTTGGCCACCCGGACGAGTTGCGGACGATTTCACTTCGCGAGGCGGCGCTGCTTCAAACCTTCCCTGCTTCCTACAAATTTGTCGGGGACAAGATTGATGCGGCCTGCTCGGTTATTGGAAACGCCTTGCCCTGCTTGTTCGCGGAAACAATTGCGCGCCGTGTCGTTCGGTCGATTGACCGCGCGCGGCCGTGGGTAAACGCTGATATTTGA
- a CDS encoding zinc-dependent alcohol dehydrogenase family protein — MKAVVYEAFGQAPELRILPDPTPEPHSVVIKVEATGLCRSDWHGWVGHDPDIRLPHVPGHELAGVIAAVGRSVVRFREGDRVTVPFVAGCGSCPQCHSGNQQVCDDQFQPGFTHWGSFAEYVRIDRADFNLVRLPDAIDFATAASLGCRFVTSFRAVVDQGKVTGGQWVAVHGCGGVGLSAIMIANALGANVVAVDISDDKLKLAREVGAAVTINAKSQPDVVAAVRDATGGGAHVSLDALGHPQTCFNSVANLRKRGKHIQVGLLLAEQATPPIPMAQVIAQELEILGSHGVQAHRYGAMLDMISAGKLTPQQLVGRRIDLAESIPALMAMDRFEGTGVTIIDRF, encoded by the coding sequence ATGAAAGCCGTCGTCTACGAAGCCTTCGGGCAGGCTCCCGAATTGCGCATCCTGCCGGACCCGACCCCGGAGCCACACAGCGTCGTCATCAAGGTCGAGGCGACGGGCCTGTGCCGCAGCGACTGGCATGGCTGGGTCGGCCACGATCCCGATATCCGCCTGCCGCATGTGCCGGGCCATGAGCTCGCCGGCGTCATCGCCGCGGTCGGCCGCAGCGTCGTGCGCTTCCGCGAGGGCGACCGCGTCACCGTGCCCTTCGTCGCCGGCTGCGGCTCCTGCCCGCAATGCCATTCCGGCAACCAGCAGGTCTGCGACGACCAGTTCCAGCCCGGCTTCACCCATTGGGGCTCGTTCGCCGAATATGTCCGCATCGACCGGGCCGATTTCAACCTCGTGCGCCTGCCGGACGCGATCGACTTCGCCACCGCCGCCAGCCTCGGCTGCCGCTTCGTGACCTCATTTCGCGCCGTGGTCGACCAGGGCAAGGTCACGGGCGGGCAATGGGTCGCGGTGCATGGCTGCGGCGGCGTCGGCCTCTCCGCGATCATGATCGCCAATGCGCTCGGCGCGAATGTCGTCGCCGTCGACATCTCCGACGACAAGCTGAAGCTCGCCCGCGAAGTCGGCGCCGCGGTGACAATCAACGCGAAGTCGCAACCCGATGTCGTCGCCGCCGTGCGCGACGCCACCGGCGGCGGCGCCCATGTCTCGCTCGATGCGCTTGGCCACCCCCAGACCTGCTTCAACTCGGTGGCGAACCTGCGCAAGCGCGGCAAGCATATCCAGGTCGGGCTCCTGCTGGCGGAGCAGGCGACGCCGCCGATCCCGATGGCGCAGGTCATCGCCCAGGAGCTCGAAATCCTCGGCAGCCACGGCGTGCAGGCGCATCGCTATGGCGCGATGCTCGACATGATCAGCGCCGGCAAGCTCACCCCGCAGCAACTCGTCGGCCGCCGCATCGATCTCGCCGAATCGATCCCCGCCCTGATGGCGATGGACCGCTTCGAGGGCACGGGCGTGACGATCATCGACCGGTTCTGA
- a CDS encoding aminotransferase class V-fold PLP-dependent enzyme gives MSLANGRPLLAMPGPTNIPDRVLQAMMRPAEELSSDSIVTLTETVLADLKRIFRTSGETFIYAANGHGGWEAAFTNVLSRGDKVLVLESGRFAVGWGEMARFMGADVEMLPGSWRRAVDPAAVEARLRADTGHTIKAVMTVQIDTAAGVVNDIPAIRKAIDAAGHPALFMVDGVASVGCMEFEMDAWGVDVAVSASQKGLMSSPGLAFVAANGKALAAHARAGMRSGYWDWSGRMNTLAYMKHCGTAPEHLLFGMRAALDMIFEEGLEAVWRRHALLAKATHAAVETWASGQALSFSVTEPPDRAPSVTTILTPGFDVATVTDFTRDICGVTLGLGIGDYSGKAFRIAHMGHFNAAALLGTLGAVEMALQAREIPHGSGGVAAAVASLAEAA, from the coding sequence ATGTCTCTGGCCAATGGCCGGCCGCTGCTCGCTATGCCCGGCCCGACCAATATCCCCGACCGCGTGCTGCAAGCGATGATGCGCCCGGCCGAGGAGCTGAGCTCGGACAGCATCGTCACCTTGACCGAAACGGTCCTGGCCGATCTCAAGCGCATCTTCCGGACCAGCGGCGAGACCTTCATCTACGCGGCGAACGGCCATGGCGGCTGGGAAGCGGCCTTCACCAACGTTCTCTCGCGCGGCGACAAGGTGCTGGTGCTGGAGAGCGGGCGCTTCGCCGTCGGCTGGGGCGAGATGGCGCGCTTCATGGGTGCCGACGTCGAGATGCTGCCCGGGAGCTGGCGCCGCGCGGTCGACCCCGCCGCCGTCGAGGCGCGGCTGCGTGCCGACACCGGTCACACGATCAAGGCCGTGATGACGGTGCAGATCGACACCGCCGCCGGCGTCGTCAACGACATCCCCGCGATCCGCAAGGCGATCGACGCTGCCGGGCACCCTGCCCTGTTCATGGTGGACGGCGTCGCCTCGGTCGGCTGCATGGAATTCGAGATGGACGCCTGGGGCGTCGACGTCGCCGTCTCCGCCTCGCAGAAGGGGCTGATGTCCTCGCCCGGCCTCGCCTTCGTCGCCGCCAACGGGAAGGCGCTGGCCGCCCACGCCCGCGCCGGCATGCGCAGCGGCTACTGGGACTGGAGCGGCCGCATGAACACGCTGGCCTATATGAAGCATTGCGGCACGGCGCCGGAGCATCTGCTCTTCGGCATGCGCGCTGCGCTCGACATGATCTTCGAGGAAGGGCTGGAAGCGGTCTGGCGCCGCCACGCCCTGCTCGCGAAGGCGACGCATGCCGCGGTCGAAACCTGGGCCAGCGGCCAGGCCCTGTCCTTCAGCGTCACCGAACCGCCGGATCGCGCGCCCTCCGTGACGACGATCCTGACGCCCGGTTTCGACGTCGCCACGGTCACCGACTTCACCCGTGACATCTGCGGCGTCACGCTCGGCCTGGGCATCGGCGACTACTCCGGCAAGGCTTTCCGCATCGCCCATATGGGCCATTTCAACGCAGCCGCCCTGCTGGGCACGCTCGGCGCCGTCGAGATGGCGCTGCAGGCCAGGGAGATCCCGCACGGCTCCGGCGGCGTCGCCGCGGCGGTGGCGAGCCTCGCGGAAGCGGCCTGA
- a CDS encoding ABC-F family ATP-binding cassette domain-containing protein — protein MIRLENISKQNGKQIVFIEASAALQKGEKIGLVGPNGAGKTTLFRLITGEESPDEGQVSIDRGITIGYFSQDVGEMTGMSVVSAVMDGAGPVSSVAAELAALEAAMADPDRADEMEEIVLRYGEVQGRFEELDGYALDGRAREVLAGLGFSPAMMEGDVGALSGGWKMRVALARILLMAPDAMLLDEPSNHLDIESLIWLEEFLKGYEGALLMTSHDRSFMNRIVGKIVEIDGGALTTYSGDYEFYQQQRALSEKQQQAQFERQQAMLAKEIAFIERFKARASHAAQVQSRVKKLDKIERVEPPKRRQTVKFEFQPAPRSGDDVAGLKGVAKRYGEKVIYDGFDFQIRRRERWCVMGVNGAGKSTLLKLVTGTSEPDTGIVTLGAGVKLGYFAQHSMEILEGERTVFETLEDAFPQANQGSLRALAGCFGFSGDDVEKRCRVLSGGEKARLVMALMLYDPPNFLVLDEPTNHLDIATKEMLIEALAAFEGTMLFVSHDRHFLAALSNRVLELTPEGVHAYGGGYTEYVARTGQEAPGLRH, from the coding sequence ATGATCCGGCTCGAAAACATCAGCAAGCAGAACGGCAAGCAGATCGTCTTCATCGAGGCCTCCGCGGCCTTGCAGAAGGGCGAGAAGATCGGCCTCGTCGGCCCCAACGGCGCCGGCAAGACCACGCTGTTCCGCCTCATCACCGGCGAGGAAAGCCCCGACGAGGGACAGGTCTCGATCGATCGCGGCATCACCATCGGCTATTTCAGCCAGGATGTCGGCGAGATGACCGGGATGAGCGTCGTCTCGGCCGTCATGGACGGGGCCGGACCGGTGAGCAGTGTCGCGGCCGAACTCGCCGCGCTGGAGGCCGCCATGGCCGATCCCGACCGTGCCGACGAGATGGAGGAGATCGTCCTGCGCTATGGCGAGGTGCAGGGCCGCTTCGAGGAGCTCGACGGCTATGCGCTCGACGGCCGCGCCCGCGAGGTGCTGGCGGGTCTCGGCTTCAGCCCGGCGATGATGGAGGGCGATGTCGGCGCGCTGTCCGGCGGCTGGAAGATGCGCGTCGCCCTCGCCCGCATCCTGCTGATGGCGCCCGACGCCATGCTGCTCGACGAGCCGTCGAACCATCTCGATATCGAAAGCCTGATCTGGCTGGAAGAATTCCTGAAGGGCTATGAGGGCGCGCTCCTCATGACCTCGCACGACCGCTCCTTCATGAACCGCATCGTCGGCAAGATCGTCGAGATCGACGGCGGCGCACTCACCACCTATTCCGGCGACTACGAATTCTACCAGCAGCAGCGCGCGCTGTCGGAGAAGCAGCAGCAGGCGCAGTTCGAGCGCCAGCAGGCGATGCTGGCCAAGGAGATCGCCTTCATCGAGCGCTTCAAGGCCCGCGCCTCCCATGCCGCGCAGGTGCAAAGCCGGGTGAAGAAGCTCGACAAGATCGAGCGCGTCGAGCCGCCGAAGCGTCGCCAGACCGTGAAGTTCGAGTTCCAGCCGGCGCCGCGCTCCGGCGACGACGTGGCGGGCTTGAAGGGCGTCGCCAAGCGCTATGGCGAGAAGGTCATCTATGACGGCTTCGACTTCCAGATCCGCCGCCGCGAGCGCTGGTGCGTCATGGGCGTCAACGGCGCCGGCAAGTCGACGCTTTTGAAGCTCGTCACCGGCACCTCGGAGCCCGATACCGGCATCGTCACGCTCGGCGCCGGGGTCAAGCTCGGCTATTTCGCCCAGCATTCGATGGAGATTCTCGAGGGCGAACGCACCGTCTTCGAGACGCTGGAGGATGCCTTCCCCCAGGCCAATCAGGGCTCGCTCAGGGCGCTGGCCGGCTGCTTCGGCTTCTCGGGCGACGATGTCGAGAAGCGCTGCCGCGTGCTCTCCGGCGGTGAGAAGGCGCGCCTCGTCATGGCGCTGATGCTCTACGATCCGCCGAACTTCCTCGTCCTGGACGAGCCCACCAACCACCTCGACATCGCCACCAAGGAGATGCTGATCGAGGCGTTGGCGGCCTTCGAGGGCACCATGCTCTTCGTCAGCCACGATCGGCATTTCCTCGCCGCCCTGTCGAACCGGGTGCTGGAACTGACGCCCGAAGGCGTCCACGCCTATGGCGGCGGCTACACCGAATATGTCGCGCGGACGGGCCAGGAGGCGCCGGGATTGAGGCACTGA
- a CDS encoding ATP-binding protein, with translation MDDQTPYVLRISRKTIDKLGVKLYDRVALVISELVSNSYDADAAEVIVRAPTGEFLATRKGGQIVDKGYEIRVEDTGIGMTPNQLNDYYLVVGSDRRTDARGEVSPGGRPVMGRKGVGKLAPFGICKTIEIVSAGEDSGATPLDPSKPYRVSHVILNYDKITGQLDDFDYKPDPGDRDRTYTDKRGTTIILRDFLTRRVPEVETLSEQIAQRFGNLLDESSFKVGLIDNLMSPAVTSFVQPLDLPQMPATRFNFRGPEPTLARDDENGYSAAHEMGEATALKAGFWFEGKYYPIVGWVGYSKDPVKSDIAAGIRIYCRKKFAAQTLSFEMASGFHGEYQVKSYLIGELYCDWLDEEEDLIHTDRQNIQWSSDVGTAFKTWGQEVIREIGRTARRPAAQNTLDLFNKTIDIGGELDRRFPDKDQVDIRKRARSIVETFARKMNPEEAADLQAAREVVTLASAFAPHLALSQELNSAAESSDKVNIGVVASILSRAKLAESMTLGTIAEKRLRIIEQFRGLVHATPASDEAELQKILEEAPWLIRPEWTPISENKSLRSVRDSLERFLSDRLKTQVVLSAVAHPTKRPDFVLLGIQGPLQIVEIKKPLHNFDATDFDRLLRYVDAFDEFFADDSNKTALAEVKSYKITLVADGARLSQRDQLAFDQLKAQNKLELIRWDVVLDHSKMVHQDFLDGLEEAGLKITQSP, from the coding sequence TTGGACGACCAGACGCCTTACGTTCTCCGGATTAGCCGGAAGACGATCGATAAACTCGGCGTAAAGCTCTACGATCGTGTTGCGCTAGTGATATCCGAGCTGGTCTCTAACTCCTACGACGCAGACGCGGCGGAGGTCATCGTAAGAGCGCCGACAGGCGAATTCCTGGCGACTCGGAAGGGAGGGCAGATCGTCGATAAGGGCTACGAAATACGGGTCGAAGATACTGGTATTGGGATGACGCCGAACCAGTTGAATGACTACTATCTCGTTGTGGGCTCAGATCGGCGGACGGACGCACGGGGCGAGGTCAGTCCAGGGGGAAGGCCGGTCATGGGGCGCAAAGGCGTTGGCAAGCTGGCGCCGTTCGGAATCTGCAAGACTATCGAGATAGTGAGTGCTGGTGAAGATTCTGGAGCAACGCCGCTCGATCCGTCGAAGCCGTACCGTGTGAGCCACGTAATCTTGAATTATGACAAGATAACAGGCCAACTCGATGATTTCGACTACAAGCCCGATCCCGGCGACCGGGACAGAACCTACACGGATAAACGCGGCACGACTATCATTCTTCGCGATTTCCTGACCCGGCGCGTCCCTGAGGTCGAGACTCTTTCAGAGCAGATCGCGCAGCGATTCGGCAACCTGCTTGATGAAAGCAGCTTCAAGGTCGGCCTTATAGATAACCTTATGTCGCCGGCCGTCACGAGCTTTGTTCAACCGCTTGACCTCCCGCAGATGCCTGCGACCCGGTTCAACTTCAGGGGCCCTGAGCCAACACTCGCCCGGGATGATGAGAATGGATACTCGGCGGCGCATGAAATGGGCGAAGCCACAGCACTTAAGGCGGGCTTTTGGTTTGAAGGTAAGTACTACCCGATCGTTGGCTGGGTTGGCTACTCGAAGGACCCGGTCAAGAGTGATATTGCCGCAGGTATCCGCATTTACTGCCGCAAGAAATTTGCTGCGCAGACGCTTAGCTTTGAAATGGCTTCTGGATTCCATGGGGAATATCAAGTAAAATCGTATTTAATTGGTGAATTGTACTGCGATTGGCTCGATGAAGAAGAAGATCTCATCCACACTGATCGCCAGAATATTCAATGGTCGAGCGATGTGGGCACGGCTTTTAAGACTTGGGGCCAAGAGGTCATTAGGGAGATCGGACGGACGGCAAGGCGCCCTGCCGCTCAGAACACGCTCGACTTGTTTAATAAGACGATTGACATCGGCGGAGAGCTAGACAGAAGATTTCCTGATAAGGATCAAGTTGACATACGCAAACGCGCTCGTAGCATTGTAGAGACGTTTGCACGCAAAATGAATCCTGAGGAGGCTGCCGACCTACAGGCTGCTCGTGAGGTCGTGACTTTAGCCTCGGCTTTTGCTCCGCATTTAGCGCTGTCACAAGAGCTGAATAGCGCGGCCGAATCGAGCGACAAGGTCAATATCGGCGTGGTTGCTTCGATCCTTTCCCGCGCGAAATTGGCCGAGAGCATGACTTTGGGCACAATAGCCGAGAAGCGCCTTCGCATTATCGAGCAGTTTCGTGGGCTGGTGCATGCCACGCCGGCATCTGATGAGGCAGAACTTCAGAAGATTCTTGAAGAAGCACCTTGGCTGATACGTCCTGAGTGGACGCCAATCTCCGAAAATAAGTCGCTCCGAAGTGTTCGAGACTCGCTGGAGCGCTTCTTGAGCGACCGCTTAAAGACCCAAGTGGTGCTGTCGGCTGTCGCTCATCCAACCAAGCGTCCTGATTTCGTGCTTCTTGGCATTCAAGGCCCATTGCAGATCGTCGAGATCAAGAAGCCGCTTCACAATTTTGACGCTACTGATTTTGATCGACTGCTGCGATATGTGGATGCGTTCGACGAGTTTTTTGCCGACGATAGCAACAAGACCGCTCTGGCAGAGGTCAAGTCTTATAAAATTACTCTCGTCGCGGACGGCGCGAGGCTCAGTCAGCGAGATCAACTGGCATTTGACCAGCTTAAAGCTCAAAATAAACTTGAGCTGATAAGATGGGATGTCGTATTGGATCATTCCAAAATGGTCCATCAAGACTTTCTAGACGGTCTCGAGGAGGCTGGTCTTAAAATTACGCAGTCCCCATGA
- the uvrA gene encoding excinuclease ABC subunit UvrA produces MFDRNRTADPNSRAITVRGAREHNLKNVDLAIPRDKLVVFTGLSGSGKSSLAFDTIYAEGQRRYVESLSAYARQFLEMMQKPDVDQIDGLSPAISIEQKTTSKNPRSTVGTVTEIHDYMRLLWARAGIPYSPATGLPIESQTVQQMVDRMVELPEKTRGYLLAPVVRGRKGEFKKEMADWLKRGFQRVKVNGEFYEIPDAPALDKKFKHDIDVVVDRIVIRPDLGARLADSLEQALELTDGIAVFEYADEKEENGEAKRVTFSSKFACPVSGFTIPEIEPRLFSFNNPFGACPVCDGLGHEMRIDPDMIVPDHSLTLKKGAIAPWAKSTSPYYGQTLEALARHFGFSMTKPWSELPESAQKAILFGTGSEPVRMAYNDGLRSYEVKKPFEGVITNMERRWKETESDWAREEIGRFMSETPCAACNGYRLKPEALAVKIGGRHIGEVSKLSVKDALDWVTALPARLSKKQNEIAPRILKEIRDRLTFLLDVGLEYLTLARASGTLSGGESQRIRLASQIGSGLTGVLYVLDEPSIGLHQRDNERLLGTLRRLRDLGNTVIVVEHDEDAILTADYVVDVGPGAGIHGGEIVAKGTPQDILDDPNSLTGKYLTGEMSVPVPPKRRKAQKGRSLKIVGARGNNLKNVDVEIPLGMFTCITGVSGGGKSTLVIDTLYKAVARKLNGAIEHPAPHDRIEGLEHLDKVIDIDQSPIGRTPRSNPATYTGAFTPIREWFAGLPEAKARGYQAGRFSFNVKGGRCEACQGDGVIKIEMHFLPDVYVTCDVCKGKRYDRETLEVKYRDKSIADVLDMSVEEAKGLFKAVPSIRDKMETLARVGLDYVKVGQQATTLSGGEAQRVKLSKELSKRATGRTLYILDEPTTGLHFHDVAKLMEVLHELVDQGNSVVVIEHNLEVVKTADWVIDMGPEGGDGGGQVVAEGTPEDIVRIGKGHTARFLKEVLERRPIKKGKTVARQAAE; encoded by the coding sequence ATGTTCGACCGCAACCGCACGGCCGACCCCAACAGCCGCGCCATCACCGTGCGCGGCGCGCGCGAGCACAATCTCAAGAATGTCGATCTGGCGATTCCGCGCGACAAGCTCGTGGTGTTCACGGGGCTCTCCGGCTCCGGCAAGTCCTCGCTCGCCTTCGACACGATCTATGCGGAAGGCCAGCGCCGCTATGTCGAGTCGCTCTCGGCTTATGCCCGCCAGTTCCTCGAGATGATGCAGAAGCCCGATGTCGACCAGATCGACGGGCTCTCTCCCGCCATCTCGATCGAGCAGAAGACGACCTCGAAGAACCCGCGCTCGACCGTCGGCACGGTCACCGAGATCCACGACTATATGCGCCTGCTCTGGGCGCGCGCCGGCATTCCCTATTCGCCCGCGACCGGCCTGCCGATCGAGAGCCAGACCGTGCAGCAGATGGTCGACCGGATGGTCGAATTGCCGGAGAAGACGCGCGGCTATCTGCTCGCGCCGGTGGTGCGCGGCCGCAAGGGCGAGTTCAAGAAGGAGATGGCCGACTGGCTGAAGCGCGGCTTCCAGCGCGTCAAGGTCAATGGCGAGTTCTACGAGATCCCGGACGCCCCGGCGCTGGACAAGAAGTTCAAGCACGATATCGACGTGGTCGTGGACCGCATCGTCATCCGGCCCGATCTCGGAGCCCGTCTCGCGGATTCGCTTGAGCAGGCGCTGGAGCTGACCGACGGCATCGCCGTCTTCGAATATGCCGACGAGAAGGAGGAGAACGGCGAGGCCAAGCGCGTCACCTTCTCCTCGAAATTCGCCTGCCCCGTCTCCGGCTTCACCATCCCCGAGATCGAGCCCCGGCTGTTCTCGTTCAACAACCCGTTCGGCGCCTGCCCGGTCTGCGACGGCCTCGGCCACGAGATGCGGATCGATCCGGACATGATCGTGCCGGACCATTCGCTGACGCTGAAGAAGGGCGCGATCGCGCCCTGGGCCAAGTCGACCTCGCCCTATTACGGCCAGACGCTGGAAGCGCTCGCCAGGCATTTCGGCTTCTCGATGACAAAACCCTGGTCGGAGCTGCCGGAGAGCGCGCAGAAGGCGATCCTGTTCGGCACCGGCAGCGAACCCGTGCGCATGGCCTACAATGACGGCCTGCGCAGCTACGAGGTGAAGAAGCCCTTCGAGGGCGTCATCACCAATATGGAGCGGCGCTGGAAGGAGACGGAGTCGGATTGGGCGCGCGAGGAGATCGGCCGCTTCATGTCCGAGACGCCCTGCGCCGCCTGCAACGGCTATCGCCTGAAGCCCGAGGCGCTGGCGGTGAAGATCGGCGGCCGCCATATCGGCGAGGTCTCGAAGCTCTCGGTCAAGGACGCGCTGGACTGGGTCACCGCCCTGCCCGCCCGGCTCTCGAAGAAGCAGAACGAGATCGCCCCGCGCATCCTCAAGGAAATCCGCGACCGGCTGACCTTCCTGCTCGATGTCGGCCTCGAATACCTGACGCTCGCCCGCGCCTCCGGCACGCTCTCGGGCGGCGAGAGCCAGCGCATCCGCCTCGCCAGCCAGATCGGCTCGGGCCTCACCGGCGTGCTCTATGTGCTGGACGAGCCGTCGATCGGCCTGCACCAGCGCGACAACGAGCGGCTGCTCGGCACGCTGCGGCGCCTGCGCGACCTCGGCAACACGGTGATCGTGGTCGAGCATGACGAGGACGCGATCCTGACGGCGGACTATGTCGTCGATGTCGGCCCCGGCGCCGGCATCCATGGCGGCGAGATCGTCGCCAAGGGCACGCCGCAGGACATTCTCGACGACCCGAATTCGCTCACCGGCAAATACCTCACCGGCGAGATGTCGGTGCCGGTGCCGCCGAAGCGCCGCAAGGCGCAGAAGGGCCGCAGCCTCAAGATCGTCGGCGCGCGCGGCAACAACCTCAAGAACGTCGATGTCGAGATCCCCCTGGGGATGTTCACCTGCATCACCGGCGTCTCCGGCGGCGGCAAGTCGACGCTGGTGATCGACACGCTCTACAAGGCGGTGGCGCGCAAGCTGAACGGCGCGATCGAGCACCCGGCCCCGCATGACCGCATCGAGGGGCTGGAGCATCTCGACAAGGTCATCGACATCGACCAGTCGCCGATCGGCCGCACGCCGCGCTCGAACCCGGCGACCTATACCGGCGCCTTCACGCCGATCCGCGAATGGTTCGCCGGTCTGCCGGAGGCGAAGGCGCGCGGATACCAGGCCGGGCGGTTCAGCTTCAACGTCAAGGGCGGCCGCTGCGAGGCCTGCCAGGGCGACGGCGTCATCAAGATCGAGATGCACTTCCTGCCGGATGTCTACGTCACCTGCGACGTCTGCAAGGGCAAGCGCTACGACCGCGAGACGCTCGAAGTGAAGTATCGCGACAAGTCGATCGCCGACGTGCTCGACATGTCGGTCGAGGAGGCCAAGGGCCTGTTCAAGGCGGTGCCCTCGATCCGCGACAAGATGGAGACGCTGGCGCGCGTCGGGCTCGACTATGTCAAGGTCGGCCAGCAGGCGACGACGCTCTCGGGCGGCGAGGCACAGCGCGTCAAGCTTTCCAAGGAGCTGTCGAAGCGCGCCACCGGCCGCACGCTCTACATCCTCGACGAGCCGACGACCGGCCTGCATTTCCACGATGTCGCCAAGCTCATGGAGGTGCTGCACGAGCTGGTCGACCAGGGCAATTCGGTGGTGGTGATCGAGCACAATCTCGAGGTGGTGAAGACCGCCGACTGGGTGATCGACATGGGCCCCGAAGGCGGCGACGGCGGCGGCCAGGTGGTGGCCGAAGGCACGCCGGAGGACATCGTCCGCATCGGCAAGGGCCACACCGCGCGCTTCCTCAAGGAAGTGCTGGAGCGGCGGCCGATCAAGAAGGGCAAGACGGTCGCGAGGCAAGCGGCGGAGTAG